The Glycine soja cultivar W05 chromosome 6, ASM419377v2, whole genome shotgun sequence genome has a window encoding:
- the LOC114414316 gene encoding uncharacterized protein LOC114414316, protein MTSSRDDTKVVLVAWFLLMISAMSQTIHSSCQNKCGSVNIPYPFGTAEDCYLNSNFYVACNTSHNPPKPFLWNVTKSIEILEVSLNGHLRIKSPVAYVCYDEKGVLVDSGNSSMTLQAFPFSYTQNKFIGIGCDTLSSINATIGKNYSAGGCFSLCSSVESSANGSWFGVGFCQTSIPKNILAYQARVLSLNLMHRDMNIPCSYSLLVEEDSFKFSTDDFIKLQKRKTAPTVLDWAVGNQTCQEAKKNLTSFACQENSKCIDSDNGPGYLCRCLEGYVGNAYLHGGCQDIDECANLSLNDCSDLCINLPGSYNCSCPKSKGYQGDGRKGGSGCVSNLQHVVNQIVIGTGIGLMLLLIGSGWLYHVFRKRKRVRLTTRYFKQNGGLMLQQQISNMEGSSERAKIFTARELKKATENFHESRIIGRGGYGTVYRGILPDDHVVAIKKSKLVDHSQTEQFINEVVVLSQINHRNVVKLLGCCLETEMPLLVYEFVNNGTLFDHIHNKNTTLPWEARLRIAAETAGVLAYLHSAASIPIIHRDFKSTNILLDDKYTAKVSDFGTSRLVPRDKCQLTTLVQGTLGYLDPEYFQSSQLTEKSDVYSFGVVLAELLTGRRALSFDMPEEERNLALYFLSAVKDDCLFEIVEDCVSEGNSEQVKEVANIAQWCLRLRGEERPTMKEVAMELDSLRMMTTTTTTWINATSNSTEYVIGERSGLSLTETTDYANCHYTCNTCAGHEDETICNDVMSPIWDGRWLDQKNLKNKVMAVCSIMLLLLLFTLLIATTKTQPMSKPNCPTNCGSVTVPFPFGMTEDCSLDASFLVSCNRTSSSSHDLFLPQTNISVLNISLNGELQISWPVASDCYAERGKLLSQTIQDLSITSFQLSSNRNMFTVLGCDTLGLVVGTDSDGRNYTTGCVSLCNRLQDIETNGSCSGTGCCETSIPRGLSGFSYGSSSVYNHTSVIDFNPCGHAFLVERGAYNFSSTDLFKFEKTTFPAGVDWVVKNQTCQEAKKEVSSYACKSENSECYHSFEGSGYLCSCSNGFEGNPYLLGGCQDVNECMGSTADCFDGAICNNLPGGYNCSCPEGFEGDGKNDGSRCSPKSSTNSRKAIIILIIALSVSVSLVTLLGGSFYVYWVSKKRKIIKLKEQFFQQNGGLFLQQHMSRHKGSIETAKVFTIEELKDATNNFDEDKILGQGGQGTVYKGVLLDNRIVAIKKSKISDPNQIEQFINEVIVLSQINHRNVVKLLGCCLETEVPMLVYEFIPNGTIYEHLHDFNCSLKLTWKTRLRIATETAGALAYLHSATSTPIIHRDVKTTNILLDHNLIAKVSDFGASRIFPLDQTQLTTLVQGTLGYLDPEYFHTSQLTEKSDVYSFGVVLAELLTGKKALSFDRPEANRNLAAYFVSSMKTGQLLDIVDNYISHEANVEQLTEVANIAKLCLKVKGEDRPTMKEVAMELEGLQIVGKHRWGSVSSSSEETENLLQKASSVLAGEEGISGSGINSGFDSLNRFSVSLGGGR, encoded by the exons ATGACTTCATCGCGGGATGATACAAAAGTTGTGCTAGTTGCTTGGTTTCTATTAATGATCTCAGCAATGTCACAAACAATTCATTCCAGCTGCCAAAATAAATGTGGAAGTGTTAACATTCCTTACCCATTTGGTACAGCTGAGGACTGCTACTTGAACAGCAACTTTTATGTTGCGTGTAACACAAGTCACAACCCTCCCAAACCATTTCTGTGGAATGTCACCAAAAGTATTGAGATCTTAGAGGTTTCATTGAATGGCCATTTGAGGATAAAATCCCCTGTAGCTTATGTGTGCTATGATGAAAAGGGTGTGCTAGTGGATTCAGGGAATTCATCTATGACTTTGCAAGCATTCCCCTTCTCATACACCCAGAACAAGTTCATTGGAATTGGATGTGACACCCTTTCAAGCATCAATGCAACAATTGGGAAAAACTACTCAGCTGGAGGGTGTTTTTCACTTTGTAGTAGTGTAGAAAGTTCAGCCAATGGTTCCTGGTTTGGCGTTGGTTTCTGCCAAACCTCTATCCCAAAAAACATCTTGGCATATCAAGCTCGTGTGCTGAGTTTAAATTTGATGCATAGGGATATGAATATTCCTTGTAGCTACTCTCTTTTGGTGGAAGAAGACTCTTTCAAGTTCTCCACTGATGACTTCATCAAACTTCAGAAGAGAAAAACCGCTCCCACAGTGCTAGATTGGGCTGTTGGGAATCAAACATGCCAAGAAGCTAAGAAGAATTTGACTAGTTTTGCCTGCCAAGAAAATAGCAAGTGTATTGACTCTGACAATGGACCAGGGTACCTTTGCAGATGCTTAGAAGGTTATGTGGGAAATGCATACCTTCATGGTGGATGCCAAG ATATTGATGAGTGTGCCAATCTGAGTCTAAATGACTGTTCAGATCTTTGCATTAATCTACCTGGGAGCTATAATTGTTCTTGTCCTAAGAGCAAGGGGTACCAGGGAGATGGCAGAAAAGGAGGAAGTGGCTGCGTCTCGAATCTACAACATGTGGTTAATCAGATTGTGATAG GCACTGGCATAGGCCTTATGCTGTTGTTAATTGGTAGTGGCTGGCTATACCATGTGTTtcgtaaaagaaaaagagtgagactcaCAACAAGATATTTCAAGCAAAATGGTGGCTTAATGTTACAGCAGCAAATTTCAAACATGGAAGGATCATCTGAGAGAGCCAAAATTTTCACTGCAAGAGAGCTAAAGAAAGCCACCGAAAACTTTCACGAGAGCAGAATCATTGGCAGAGGAGGATACGGTACAGTTTATAGGGGAATACTTCCAGATGACCATGTTGTTGCTATCAAGAAATCAAAACTAGTAGACCACAGCCAAACCGAACAATTCATCAATGAAGTGGTTGTACTGTCCCAAATTAACCACAGAAATGTTGTCAAACTCCTAGGTTGCTGTCTGGAGACAGAAATGCCACTTCTGGTTTATGAATTTGTGAACAATGGCACCCTCTTTGACCACATTCACAACAAAAACACCACACTTCCTTGGGAAGCACGTCTAAGAATAGCAGCAGAAACAGCTGGTGTGCTTGCATACTTGCATTCTGCTGCCTCCATACCAATCATCCATAGGGACTTCAAGTCAACTAACATACTCTTAGATGACAAATACACAGCTAAggtttctgactttggaacctcGAGATTGGTTCCACGTGACAAGTGTCAATTGACAACGTTGGTTCAAGGAACTCTAGGGTACCTTGACCCTGAGTACTTTCAGAGCAGCCAACTAACCGAGAAAAGCGATGTTTATAGCTTTGGTGTCGTGCTTGCAGAGTTGCTAACCGGAAGAAGGGCACTTTCTTTTGACATGCCAGAGGAGGAGAGAAACTTAGCCTTGTATTTCCTTTCAGCTGTGAAGGATGATTGCTTGTTCGAAATTGTTGAGGATTGTGTGAGTGAGGGAAATAGTGAGCAAGTAAAGGAAGTTGCTAACATTGCTCAATGGTGCTTGAGGCTTAGAGGGGAGGAAAGACCTACCATGAAAGAAGTGGCAATGGAATTGGATAGTCTTAGAAtgatgacaacaacaacaactacatGGATTAATGCTACATCAAATTCAACAGAATATGTGATTGGTGAAAGGTCAGGTCTAAGTCTAACAGAAACAACAGACTATGCTAATTGTCATTATACTTGTAATACATGTGCTGGGCACGAGGATGAAACCATTTGCAACGATGTGATGTCACCGATATGGGATGGTCGA TGGCTTGACCAGAAGAACCTAAAAAACAAAGTCATGGCTGTGTGCTCAATAAtgctgctgctgctactttTTACGCTTCTCATTGCAACAACTAAAACTCAACCCATGTCAAAGCCAAACTGTCCAACAAACTGTGGCTCTGTCACGGTTCCCTTCCCATTTGGCATGACTGAGGATTGTTCCTTGGACGCTTCATTTCTCGTCTCCTGCAACCGAACCTCTTCTTCATCACATGACCTTTTCTTGCCACAAACCAACATAAGCGTCCTAAACATCTCACTCAATGGCGAACTGCAGATTTCATGGCCAGTAGCCAGCGACTGCTACGCCGAAAGAGGTAAACTCTTGAGTCAAACAATCCAAGACCTAAGTATTACAAGCTTCCAGCTCTCTTCGAACCGAAACATGTTCACCGTACTCGGGTGCGACACGCTTGGACTAGTGGTGGGAACCGATTCGGATGGAAGGAACTACACCACCGGATGTGTGTCCCTGTGCAACAGGCTCCAAGACATCGAAACGAACGGGTCTTGTTCCGGCACCGGTTGTTGCGAGACTTCGATCCCGCGCGGGTTGTCGGGGTTCTCCTACGGTTCTTCGAGCGTGTACAACCACACAAGCGTGATTGACTTCAACCCGTGCGGGCATGCGTTCCTGGTAGAACGTGGGGCCTACAACTTCTCCTCCACGGACCTCTTCAAGTTCGAGAAGACAACGTTTCCCGCTGGGGTGGATTGGGTAGTGAAGAACCAAACGTGCCAAGAAGCTAAGAAAGAGGTTTCAAGTTATGCGTGTAAATCAGAAAACAGTGAATGTTACCATTCATTCGAGGGATCTGGTTATCTTTGTAGCTGCTCAAATGGTTTCGAAGGAAACCCTTACCTACTTGGTGGTTGTCAAG ATGTTAATGAATGCATGGGATCCACGGCCGATTGCTTTGATGGGGCAATATGTAATAACCTTCCTGGTGGTTATAATTGTTCATGCCCGGAAGGATTTGAAGGAGATGGGAAAAATGATGGATCAAGATGCAGTCCCAAATCTAGCACCAATTCAAGGAAAGCGATCATCATATTGATAATTGCTTTGA GTGTGAGTGTAAGTCTTGTAACACTACTTGGGGGAAGCTTTTATGTGTATTGGGTATcgaagaaaagaaagatcatCAAACTTAAAGAacaattttttcaacaaaatggtGGCCTTTTCTTACAACAACATATGTCTAGGCATAAAGGATCAATTGAAACGGCCAAAGTCTTCACTATTGAGGAGTTAAAAGATGCCACCAACAACTTTGATGAGGACAAGATCCTAGGTCAAGGAGGCCAAGGAACAGTTTACAAAGGAGTATTGCTAGATAATAGAATTGTGGCAATCAAAAAGTCCAAAATCAGTGATCCAAATCAGATTGAGCAATTCATCAATGAGGTGATTGTGCTTTCCCAAATCAACCATAGGAATGTGGTAAAGCTTTTGGGTTGTTGTTTAGAGACAGAAGTTCCTATGCTTGTTTATGAATTTATTCCCAATGGTACTATTTATGAGCACCTTCATGATTTTAATTGTTCTCTAAAACTTACATGGAAAACAAGACTGAGAATCGCAACAGAAACTGCTGGGGCCTTGGCTTATTTGCATTCTGCTACTTCTACACCAATCATACACAGAGATGTGAAAACTACAAATATATTACTTGATCACAATCTCATTGCAAAGGTTTCTGATTTTGGAGCTTCAAGAATTTTCCCCCTTGATCAAACTCAATTAACCACTCTGGTGCAAGGGACATTAGGGTATCTCGACCCAGAATACTTTCATACAAGTCAATTGACCGAGAAGAGTGATGTTTATAGTTTTGGTGTTGTCCTAGCAGAGCTACTGACAGGAAAGAAGGCACTTTCATTTGATAGGCCAGAGGCTAATAGAAACCTTGCAGCGTACTTTGTTTCTTCAATGAAAACAGGCCAATTACTTGACATTGTGGACAACTACATATCACATGAGGCAAATGTTGAACAACTAACAGAAGTTGCCAATATTGCAAAGCTATGTTTAAAGGTGAAAGGAGAGGATAGACCCACCATGAAAGAAGTTGCAATGGAACTTGAGGGACTTCAAATTGTGGGAAAGCATCGATGGGGAAGTGTTAGTTCATCTTCAGAAGAGACAGAAAACTTGCTACAAAAAGCATCATCTGTTCTCGCTGGTGAAGAAGGCATTAGTGGAAGTGGAATTAATTCTGGTTTTGATAGCTTAAACCGATTTTCAGTGTCTTTGGGTGGTGGAAGATGA
- the LOC114415465 gene encoding probable methyltransferase PMT24 isoform X2, which translates to MALGKNSQGKGRKLSNYCSTVSVAVFVAFCLVGVWIVLSSIVPIQNSVIQVSETETINDDVKNVASDSKQFEDRSGDISEDSTRGSSQTKKSQSGDSHPENQDDQKGIEKVSDNTAEENQEVVGDNSDEKNDLEKGLENTIEENDQMRNVKPSTDETEKESDRSLNSESEETETSNDQIHDDELRGSMETLDEKESDKSTNDNKLGTEKSMDEATQQDEMVGETAEDKKHLHSEATQSTGGSNTESHENNPASKEILVTGTSSEILIETSTENGTWSTQAAESQHEKESQKSLVSIDSRTYDWKLCNTTTGSEYIPCLDNWKAIRKLQSISHYEHRERHCPDEATTCLVSLPEGYRSPIRWPKSREMSLPKIAWGKRSRVILDVGCGVASFGGYLFEKDVLTMSFAPKDVHEAQVQFALERGIPATLGVMGTVRLPYPGSVFDLLHCARCRVPWHIEGGKLLLELNRVLRPGGYFVWSATPVYQKDPEDVEIWKAMDEITKSMCWDLVVIAKDKLNGVAAAIYRKPTDNECYNNRIKNEPSMCSESDDPNTAWNVSLQACMHKVPVDASERGSIWPEQWPLRLEKPPYWIDSQAGVYGRAASVEFTADYKHWKNVISHLYLNGMGINWSSVRNVMDMKAVYGGFAAALRALKLNVWVMNVVPIDSPDTLPIIYERGLFGIYHDWCESFNTYPRSYDLLHADSIFSTLKEKCNKVAVIAEVDRILRPEGYLVIRDNVETIGEIESLAKSLQWDIRLTYSKNGEGLLCIQKTFWRPTKVETVASAIA; encoded by the exons ATGGCGCTGGGGAAGAATTCCCAAGGCAAGGGGAGGAAGTTGTCAAACTACTGTTCAACCGTCTCTGTGGCTGTGTTTGTTGCATTTTGTTTAGTTGGTGTATGGATTGTATTGTCATCCATTGTTCCAATTCAGAATTCAGTCATTCAGGTATCTGAGACTGAGACAATTAATGATGATGTTAAAAATGTAGCAAGTGATTCCAAGCAATTTGAAGACAGATCTGGTGATATATCAGAAGATTCAACACGGGGATCTAGCCAGACTAAAAAATCTCAGAGTGGTGATAGCCATCCAGAAAACCAGGATGACCAAAAGGGAATTGAAAAAGTGTCTGATAATACTGCAGAAGAAAACCAGGAGGTTGTTGGGGACAACtcagatgaaaagaatgatttGGAGAAGGGTCTGGAGAATACTATTGAGGAGAATGATCAAATGAGGAATGTCAAGCCGAGCACTGACGAGACGGAGAAAGAATCAGATAGAAGCTTAAATTCAGAATCTGAAGAAACAGAAACTTCGAATGATCAAATTCATGACGATGAACTTAGAGGATCAATGGAAACTTTAGATGAAAAAGAATCTGACAAGAGCACAAATGATAACAAATTAGGGACAGAAAAGAGTATGGATGAAGCCACACAACAAGATGAGATGGTTGGTGAGACTGCGGAGGACAAAAAACATCTGCATTCAGAGGCAACACAAAGTACTGGAGGGAGTAACACAGAAAGCCATGAAAACAATCCAGCTTCTAAAGAAATTTTAGTTACTGGTACCTCATCAGAAATTTTGATCGAAACTAGCACTGAAAATGGAACATGGTCAACTCAAGCTGCAGAGTCACAGCATGAGAAGGAATCACAGAAGTCTTTGGTTTCTATTGACAGCAGAACATATGACTGGAAACTTTGTAATACAACTACAGGATCAGAGTACATTCCTTGCCTTGACAATTGGAAAGCAATTAGAAAGCTTCAGAGCATAAGCCACTATGAACATCGTGAGAGGCACTGTCCTGATGAAGCTACCACTTGTCTTGTTTCTCTGCCTGAGGGTTATAGAAGCCCAATTAGGTGGCCCAAAAGCAGGGAAATG TCTCTTCCCAAAATTGCATGGGGGAAGAGAAGTCGTGTGATATTGGATGTTGGGTGTGGGGTAGCCAGCTTTGGAGGCTATCTGTTTGAAAAAGACGTTCTGACCATGTCATTTGCTCCAAAAGATGTACACGAGGCACAAGTGCAATTTGCACTGGAACGGGGAATTCCTGCCACATTAGGTGTCATGGGCACTGTAAGATTACCCTACCCCGGTTCTGTCTTTGATCTTCTCCACTGTGCTCGTTGTAGAGTCCCTTGGCACATAGAAG GTGGCAAGCTGCTCTTGGAGCTTAATCGTGTATTACGCCCTGGAGGTTACTTTGTATGGTCTGCTACTCCAGTGTACCAAAAGGATCCAGAAGATGTTGAGATTTGGAAAG CAATGGATGAAATTACAAAGTCAATGTGTTGGGATCTGGTGGTAATTGCAAAGGACAAATTGAATGGAGTGGCAGCAGCAATATATAGAAAACCAACTGACAATGAATGCTATAACAACAGAATAAAAAATGAGCCATCAATGTGCAGCGAATCTGATGATCCAAATACAGCTTG GAATGTATCACTACAGGCTTGTATGCACAAAGTGCCCGTAGATGCATCAGAGCGTGGATCAATCTGGCCTGAGCAATGGCCACTGAGGTTGGAGAAACCACCTTACTGGATAGACTCTCAGGCTGGTGTTTATGGAAGAGCTGCTTCAGTGGAATTCACTGCTGATTACAAGCATTGGAAAAACGTTATTTCCCACTTGTATTTGAATGGAATGGGTATCAATTGGTCTTCAGTAAGAAATGTCATGGACATGAAAGCTGTTTATGGAGG GTTTGCTGCGGCACTCAGAGCCCTGAAATTGAATGTTTGGGTAATGAATGTGGTTCCAATTGATTCTCCGGACACACTGCCAATAATATATGAGCGTGGATTATTCGGTATTTATCATGATTGGTGTGAATCATTCAATACTTACCCTAGATCATATGATCTGCTCCATGCTGACTCTATATTCTCAACACTTAAGGAAAA GTGCAATAAAGTAGCAGTGATTGCAGAAGTTGATAGGATCCTGAGACCAGAAGGATATTTGGTCATAAGAGACAATGTTGAAACTATTGGTGAGATAGAGAGCTTGGCTAAATCTCTACAATGGGATATTAGGTTGACATATTCCAAAAATGGAGAAGGATTACTTTGCATTCAGAAGACATTCTGGCGTCCAACAAAGGTTGAAACAGTTGCATCAGCCATTGCATGA
- the LOC114415465 gene encoding probable methyltransferase PMT24 isoform X1: MALGKNSQGKGRKLSNYCSTVSVAVFVAFCLVGVWIVLSSIVPIQNSVIQVSETETINDDVKNVASDSKQFEDRSGDISEDSTRGSSQTKKSQSGDSHPENQDDQKGIEKVSDNTAEENQEVVGDNSDEKNDLEKGLENTIEENDQMRNVKPSTDETEKESDRSLNSESEETETSNDQIHDDELRGSMETLDEKESDKSTNDNKLGTEKSMDEATQQDEMVGETAEDKKHLHSEATQSTGGSNTESHENNPASKEILVTGTSSEILIETSTENGTWSTQAAESQHEKESQKSLVSIDSRTYDWKLCNTTTGSEYIPCLDNWKAIRKLQSISHYEHRERHCPDEATTCLVSLPEGYRSPIRWPKSREMIWYKNAPHTKLVVDKGHQNWVKVTGEYLTFPGGGTQFKHGALNYIEFIQKSLPKIAWGKRSRVILDVGCGVASFGGYLFEKDVLTMSFAPKDVHEAQVQFALERGIPATLGVMGTVRLPYPGSVFDLLHCARCRVPWHIEGGKLLLELNRVLRPGGYFVWSATPVYQKDPEDVEIWKAMDEITKSMCWDLVVIAKDKLNGVAAAIYRKPTDNECYNNRIKNEPSMCSESDDPNTAWNVSLQACMHKVPVDASERGSIWPEQWPLRLEKPPYWIDSQAGVYGRAASVEFTADYKHWKNVISHLYLNGMGINWSSVRNVMDMKAVYGGFAAALRALKLNVWVMNVVPIDSPDTLPIIYERGLFGIYHDWCESFNTYPRSYDLLHADSIFSTLKEKCNKVAVIAEVDRILRPEGYLVIRDNVETIGEIESLAKSLQWDIRLTYSKNGEGLLCIQKTFWRPTKVETVASAIA; the protein is encoded by the exons ATGGCGCTGGGGAAGAATTCCCAAGGCAAGGGGAGGAAGTTGTCAAACTACTGTTCAACCGTCTCTGTGGCTGTGTTTGTTGCATTTTGTTTAGTTGGTGTATGGATTGTATTGTCATCCATTGTTCCAATTCAGAATTCAGTCATTCAGGTATCTGAGACTGAGACAATTAATGATGATGTTAAAAATGTAGCAAGTGATTCCAAGCAATTTGAAGACAGATCTGGTGATATATCAGAAGATTCAACACGGGGATCTAGCCAGACTAAAAAATCTCAGAGTGGTGATAGCCATCCAGAAAACCAGGATGACCAAAAGGGAATTGAAAAAGTGTCTGATAATACTGCAGAAGAAAACCAGGAGGTTGTTGGGGACAACtcagatgaaaagaatgatttGGAGAAGGGTCTGGAGAATACTATTGAGGAGAATGATCAAATGAGGAATGTCAAGCCGAGCACTGACGAGACGGAGAAAGAATCAGATAGAAGCTTAAATTCAGAATCTGAAGAAACAGAAACTTCGAATGATCAAATTCATGACGATGAACTTAGAGGATCAATGGAAACTTTAGATGAAAAAGAATCTGACAAGAGCACAAATGATAACAAATTAGGGACAGAAAAGAGTATGGATGAAGCCACACAACAAGATGAGATGGTTGGTGAGACTGCGGAGGACAAAAAACATCTGCATTCAGAGGCAACACAAAGTACTGGAGGGAGTAACACAGAAAGCCATGAAAACAATCCAGCTTCTAAAGAAATTTTAGTTACTGGTACCTCATCAGAAATTTTGATCGAAACTAGCACTGAAAATGGAACATGGTCAACTCAAGCTGCAGAGTCACAGCATGAGAAGGAATCACAGAAGTCTTTGGTTTCTATTGACAGCAGAACATATGACTGGAAACTTTGTAATACAACTACAGGATCAGAGTACATTCCTTGCCTTGACAATTGGAAAGCAATTAGAAAGCTTCAGAGCATAAGCCACTATGAACATCGTGAGAGGCACTGTCCTGATGAAGCTACCACTTGTCTTGTTTCTCTGCCTGAGGGTTATAGAAGCCCAATTAGGTGGCCCAAAAGCAGGGAAATG ATATGGTACAAAAATGCTCCACATACAAAACTCGTTGTAGATAAGGGTCATCAAAACTGGGTCAAAGTTACTGGTGAATACCTTACTTTTCCTGGTGGTGGAACACAGTTTAAACATGGCGCTCTTAATTACATTGAATTCATTCAGAAA TCTCTTCCCAAAATTGCATGGGGGAAGAGAAGTCGTGTGATATTGGATGTTGGGTGTGGGGTAGCCAGCTTTGGAGGCTATCTGTTTGAAAAAGACGTTCTGACCATGTCATTTGCTCCAAAAGATGTACACGAGGCACAAGTGCAATTTGCACTGGAACGGGGAATTCCTGCCACATTAGGTGTCATGGGCACTGTAAGATTACCCTACCCCGGTTCTGTCTTTGATCTTCTCCACTGTGCTCGTTGTAGAGTCCCTTGGCACATAGAAG GTGGCAAGCTGCTCTTGGAGCTTAATCGTGTATTACGCCCTGGAGGTTACTTTGTATGGTCTGCTACTCCAGTGTACCAAAAGGATCCAGAAGATGTTGAGATTTGGAAAG CAATGGATGAAATTACAAAGTCAATGTGTTGGGATCTGGTGGTAATTGCAAAGGACAAATTGAATGGAGTGGCAGCAGCAATATATAGAAAACCAACTGACAATGAATGCTATAACAACAGAATAAAAAATGAGCCATCAATGTGCAGCGAATCTGATGATCCAAATACAGCTTG GAATGTATCACTACAGGCTTGTATGCACAAAGTGCCCGTAGATGCATCAGAGCGTGGATCAATCTGGCCTGAGCAATGGCCACTGAGGTTGGAGAAACCACCTTACTGGATAGACTCTCAGGCTGGTGTTTATGGAAGAGCTGCTTCAGTGGAATTCACTGCTGATTACAAGCATTGGAAAAACGTTATTTCCCACTTGTATTTGAATGGAATGGGTATCAATTGGTCTTCAGTAAGAAATGTCATGGACATGAAAGCTGTTTATGGAGG GTTTGCTGCGGCACTCAGAGCCCTGAAATTGAATGTTTGGGTAATGAATGTGGTTCCAATTGATTCTCCGGACACACTGCCAATAATATATGAGCGTGGATTATTCGGTATTTATCATGATTGGTGTGAATCATTCAATACTTACCCTAGATCATATGATCTGCTCCATGCTGACTCTATATTCTCAACACTTAAGGAAAA GTGCAATAAAGTAGCAGTGATTGCAGAAGTTGATAGGATCCTGAGACCAGAAGGATATTTGGTCATAAGAGACAATGTTGAAACTATTGGTGAGATAGAGAGCTTGGCTAAATCTCTACAATGGGATATTAGGTTGACATATTCCAAAAATGGAGAAGGATTACTTTGCATTCAGAAGACATTCTGGCGTCCAACAAAGGTTGAAACAGTTGCATCAGCCATTGCATGA
- the LOC114415466 gene encoding protein STAY-GREEN LIKE, chloroplastic-like isoform X1, translating to MACHCASYNAFSFSPTREFFATNHIMSKPSSTTTRCRPFLLSITNATPSYNTLVSEAVRLLVPSARFEPSKLKVVLLEDQINKHASFTPRTYILSHCDFTANLTLAVSNVINLEQLRGWYEKDDVVAEWKKVQNDMCLHVHCFVSGPNSFLDLAAELRYHIFSKEMPLVLKAIHCGDSALFREHPELLDSIVRVYFHSSSEKYNRMECWGPLKDAMEGKQADQFQGSIRRDSPEKLRSPKSIFQALFAFLL from the exons ATGGCATGTCATTGTGCTTCTTACAATGCCTTTTCATTTTCACCAACCAGAGAGTTCTTCGCCACCAACCACATCATGTCAAAACCATCATCCACTACTACTAGATGCAGACCCTTTCTCTTGTCCATCACCAATGCCACACCATCCTACAACACCCTTGTTTCTGAG gctGTTAGGCTCTTGGTTCCTTCAGCAAGATTTGAACCTTCAAAACTGAAGGTTGTTCTATTGGAAGATCAGATAAACAAACATGCAAGTTTTACTCCTAGAACCTACATTCTATCCCATTGTGACTTTACAGCTAATCTGACTTTAGCTGTGTCCAATGTGATCAACCTAGAGCAG TTGAGAGGGTGGTACGAGAAGGATGATGTTGTAGCTGAATGGAAGAAAGTGCAAAATGATATGTGCCTACATGTTCATTGCTTTGTCAGTGGTCCCAATTCCTTCCTGGATCTGGCTGCTGAATTGAGATATCACATATTCTCCAAGGAAATGCCTTTG GTACTCAAAGCAATTCATTGTGGAGACTCTGCACTTTTCCGTGAGCATCCTGAATTGCTGGATTCTATAGTTAGAGTATATTTTCATTCTAGCTCAGAAAAATATAACAGAATGGAATGTTGGGGACCTCTCAAGGATGCAATGGAG GGAAAACAAGCAGATCAATTCCAAGGGTCAATAAGAAGAGATAGTCCCGAAAAGTTGCGGAGCCCAAAGTCCATCTTTCAAGCTCTTTTTGCTTTTCTTCTTTGA
- the LOC114415466 gene encoding protein STAY-GREEN LIKE, chloroplastic-like isoform X2 — translation MACHCASYNAFSFSPTREFFATNHIMSKPSSTTTRCRPFLLSITNATPSYNTLVSEAVRLLVPSARFEPSKLKVVLLEDQINKHASFTPRTYILSHCDFTANLTLAVSNVINLEQLRGWYEKDDVVAEWKKVQNDMCLHVHCFVSGPNSFLDLAAELRYHIFSKEMPLGKQADQFQGSIRRDSPEKLRSPKSIFQALFAFLL, via the exons ATGGCATGTCATTGTGCTTCTTACAATGCCTTTTCATTTTCACCAACCAGAGAGTTCTTCGCCACCAACCACATCATGTCAAAACCATCATCCACTACTACTAGATGCAGACCCTTTCTCTTGTCCATCACCAATGCCACACCATCCTACAACACCCTTGTTTCTGAG gctGTTAGGCTCTTGGTTCCTTCAGCAAGATTTGAACCTTCAAAACTGAAGGTTGTTCTATTGGAAGATCAGATAAACAAACATGCAAGTTTTACTCCTAGAACCTACATTCTATCCCATTGTGACTTTACAGCTAATCTGACTTTAGCTGTGTCCAATGTGATCAACCTAGAGCAG TTGAGAGGGTGGTACGAGAAGGATGATGTTGTAGCTGAATGGAAGAAAGTGCAAAATGATATGTGCCTACATGTTCATTGCTTTGTCAGTGGTCCCAATTCCTTCCTGGATCTGGCTGCTGAATTGAGATATCACATATTCTCCAAGGAAATGCCTTTG GGAAAACAAGCAGATCAATTCCAAGGGTCAATAAGAAGAGATAGTCCCGAAAAGTTGCGGAGCCCAAAGTCCATCTTTCAAGCTCTTTTTGCTTTTCTTCTTTGA